Part of the Streptomyces sp. HSG2 genome, TCGCCGAAGGCCCCGAGGTGGAGGCCGAGTGGTTCAACTTCGACGCTCTCAACATCGGACCGGACCATCCCGCCCGGGGTGAGGCCGACACCTTCTTCGTCGAGCGTCCCGACGGATCGGGCGACTCCGGTGTGGTCCTGCGCACCCACACCTCTCCCGTGCAGATCCGCTCGCTGCTGGACCGGGAGCCGCCGGTCTACGTCATCTGCCCCGGTCGTGTGTACCGCACCGACGAACTGGACGCCACCCACACGCCCGTCTTCCACCAGGTCGAGCTGCTCGCCGTGGACGAGGGGCTGACCATGGCCGATCTGAAGGGCACACTGGATCACCTGGTGCAGTCGCTGTTCGGCCCGGACATGACGACGCGCCTGCGGCCGAACTTCTTCCCCTTCACCGAGCCCTCGGCCGAGATGGACATGGTCTGCTACGTCTGCCGAGGCGCGTCGGTCGGCGACCCCGACCGGCCTTGTCGCACCTGTTCCTCCGAGGGGTGGATCGAGCTGGGCGGGTGCGGCATGGTCAACCCGCGCGTCCTGCGGGCCTGCGGGGTCGACCCCGAGAGGTACAGCGGCTTCGCCTTCGGTTTCGGTATCGAACGGATGCTGATGTTCCGCCACAACGTGAGAGACATGCGAGACATGGTCGAGGGTGACGTGCGGTTCACCCGGCCGTTCGGGATGGAGATCTGATGCGGGTCCCGCTTTCCTGGCTTCGGGAGTACGTCGACCTGCCGGAGACCGAGACCGGCCGCGACGTCCAGGCCAAGCTGATCTCGGCCGGTCTGGAGGTCGACACCGTCGAACGCCTCGGCGCCGACCTCAAGGGGCCGTTGGTCGTCGGACGGGTGCTGAGCATCGAGGAGCTGGAGGGCTTCAAGAAGCCCATCCGCTTCTGCACCGTGGACGTGGGTCGGGCCAACGGCACGGGTGAGCCACAGGAGATCGTCTGCGGCGCGCGAAACTTCGCCGTCGGCGACAAGGTCGTCGTGGTCCTCCCCGGTGCCACTCTCCCGGGTGGCTTCTCGATCTCGGCGCGCAAGACCTACGGCAAGGTCTCGCACG contains:
- the pheS gene encoding phenylalanine--tRNA ligase subunit alpha, which encodes MSAPNKSYDPVEVESLKPEEIERVRDEALAAFAAADSLDALQEAKVAHSGGTSPLALANREIGALPPQAKAEAGKRVGRARGEVNKALAARQAELEEERDARVLVEEAVDVTLPYDRVPAGARHPLTTLSERIEDVFTSMGYAVAEGPEVEAEWFNFDALNIGPDHPARGEADTFFVERPDGSGDSGVVLRTHTSPVQIRSLLDREPPVYVICPGRVYRTDELDATHTPVFHQVELLAVDEGLTMADLKGTLDHLVQSLFGPDMTTRLRPNFFPFTEPSAEMDMVCYVCRGASVGDPDRPCRTCSSEGWIELGGCGMVNPRVLRACGVDPERYSGFAFGFGIERMLMFRHNVRDMRDMVEGDVRFTRPFGMEI